The genomic window TGAATTTTTTAATTATATTTTGAATCGCATTGGTTTGATTGGAGCCATTTATTTGGGTCTTCTTGCATTATCACCAACCATTTTGAGTGTTTTTATTAAAATACCATTCAATTTGGGCGGTACGGCATTACTGATCGTTGTTGGTGTTGCCTTAGATACTGCGGCTCAAATTGAAGCTTATTTGATTGAGCATCGTTATGAAGGGTTTCTGTCAAGCGGCAGAATGAAAGCTAGAGGAGTAGCACGTTGAACTCCAAGACTGATGTTATTATATTAATTGGCCCACCTGGCGCAGGCAAAGGATCACTGGCTAATCTATGTATTAAAAATCTTGGCTGGAAACAATTGTCAACTGGTAATTTGTGCAGAAAGCATATAGCTGAACAGACAGAAATTGGTAAGCAGATAGATTTTGCTATAAAATCTGGTAAACTAGTTTCTGATAGTCTTATGACTGGTGTTGTTGACGAATGGCTTTCAAGTCAAATTGGTCGGGTTCCGGCGGTTATTTTAGATGGCTTTCCAAGAACAGTTGCGCAAGCAAAAGCTCTTGGTGAGTATTTAAAGGATAAAGAAAGCCATTTGAAATTGACCGTTGTAAAACTGTTTATTTCACATGAAAAAGTGATTGCACGTTTGTGCAATCGATATATTTGTTCAAACATTGAGTGTCAGGCTATTTATTCGCTGAGTACTGGATCAACGTTAGTTCCGCAAAAAGAGATGATATGCGATACTTGTGGAAATCCACTTACAAAAAGAAAAGATGATGAAGAAGAAGCAATAGTAGAACGTTTGCAAATATATCGTAAACACGAACAAGATCTTTTAAATTTTTATATTAACGCACAACATGCCGTTACAGAGTGTAATGTTGAGCGGTCTCTTAATGAGATATTTGAGGATTTTAAAAGATTGATGGGAATAGGACTTAAAGCTGGATGATTACTTTAAAAAATAAAGCTTCCATTGCCAAAATGGAGGAAGCAGGACAACTTCTAGTTGATATTGTTGATACTATGACTTTTTTGCTGCAACCGGGAACAAGTACTTTAGATATTGACACTTGGATTGCACAAGAATTAAAAAAAAGAGATTTGACATCAAAAACACGTGGCTATATGGGATATAAACATTCCAGCTGTGTCTCTGTTAATGATGAAGTAGTTCATGGAGTTCCATCTGCTCATTCGATTTTAAAGGATGGGGATTTGGTTAAAGTTGACATATGCGCTTCCTTCAAGGGTTACTGTGCTGATATGGCACGTTCATTCATTATTGGAAAACCTGCTGATGCTTCTATTCAAAAATTGGTTGAAGCAACACAGCGAGCTTTAGATAAGGGTATTGAAAAGGCTCGTGCGGGCAATCGCTTATCTGATATTTCAGCTGCGATACAAGAAGAAGCTGAAATGCATGGATTTGGTGTAGTGCGTGATTTTGCAGGACATGGTATTGGGAAATCCATGCACGAGGATCCAGAAGTGTTAAACTATGGAAAACCTGGTATGGGCCCAATATTGCGACCGGGAATGGCATTTGCGTTAGAGCCTATGTTGACTGTGGGTAAGTATGATGTGTATGTTGCCGATGATGGTTGGACGGCCAAAACAGTAGATAAAAGTTGGGCTTCTCATGTGGAAGACACGGTTGTTATCACTGAGGGCAATCCAAGAATTTTAACAAGAAAAATAACCACGGATTAAGGATTTGAAAGTTCTATGAAACAAAAAGAAGATGTAATAAAAGTTGATGGTGTTGTGAAGGAAACATTGCCGAATGCCATGTTTCGTGTCGTTATTGAAGGTGGGCATGAAGTATTGGCACATGTTTCTGGAAAAATGCGCATGCATTACATCAGAATTTTGCCAGGTGATAAGGTTGCCTTGGAACTTTCACCATATGATTTGACTCGGGGAAGAATTGTATTGCGCTATAAAACATAACGAATGATTGTTGCATAAGGAACTCAGCGATGAAAGTACGAACATCTGTTAAAAAAATTTGTAAAGAGTGTTGCATTATTAAACGTGCTGGTGTTGTCCGTGTGCTTTGTAAAAAAAGCGCTCGTCATAAACAACGTCAAGGTTAACGCACTAGAGCAAGGGATTGTATGGCTAGAATAGAAGGTGTTAATTTACCATCTAACAAAAGAATTGAATATGGATTGACCTATCTTTTTGGTATAGGTTTAAAGTTATCGCAAGATGTTTTAACAAAACTAAAAATTAGTTATGACAAACGTGTGAGAGACTTATCTGACGAAGAAGTTGCAGCGATTCAAAAAGAAGTTTCTAATAATTATATGACGGAAGGTGAATTGCGTAAAGATATCGCAATGAACATCAAGCGTCTACAAGAAATTGGGTCGTATCGTGGATCACGTCATAAAAAAGGCTTACCTGCACGTGGACAACGTACTAAGACCAATGCTAGAACTCGCAAGGGACCTCGTAAAGCTGGCGGTCAAGTTGCATTGAAGCGTAAAGTAACCAAAAAATAATTAATAAACCTTGAATGATACGTTAGTGATTTAAAGGACAGAATGGCATACAAAAAAAAGTCTAAAAAAACCAAAAGACAGGTTGATTTAGCAGTAGCACACGTGAAGTCTACTTTTAATAACACCCTTGTTTCGATTACTACTACCGGTGGTGATGTTCTTCTTCAAGGTAGCTCTGGTAGATTAGGTTTTAAGGGTTCACGTAAAGGGACACCATTTGCGGCAACGCAAATAGGTACTGGTCTTGCTAAAGATATGGTTGCGCTAGGCATTAGAAGTGTTGAAGTGAACTTGCAAGGACCTGGATCAGGAAGAGATTCAATAGTGCGTGCGTTTCAATCTTCAGGGTTGAATGTTACTGTTTTGCGTGATGTAACCCCGTTGCCTCAC from Candidatus Dependentiae bacterium includes these protein-coding regions:
- the infA gene encoding translation initiation factor IF-1, with product MKQKEDVIKVDGVVKETLPNAMFRVVIEGGHEVLAHVSGKMRMHYIRILPGDKVALELSPYDLTRGRIVLRYKT
- the rpsM gene encoding 30S ribosomal protein S13, producing the protein MARIEGVNLPSNKRIEYGLTYLFGIGLKLSQDVLTKLKISYDKRVRDLSDEEVAAIQKEVSNNYMTEGELRKDIAMNIKRLQEIGSYRGSRHKKGLPARGQRTKTNARTRKGPRKAGGQVALKRKVTKK
- a CDS encoding nucleoside monophosphate kinase, which translates into the protein MNSKTDVIILIGPPGAGKGSLANLCIKNLGWKQLSTGNLCRKHIAEQTEIGKQIDFAIKSGKLVSDSLMTGVVDEWLSSQIGRVPAVILDGFPRTVAQAKALGEYLKDKESHLKLTVVKLFISHEKVIARLCNRYICSNIECQAIYSLSTGSTLVPQKEMICDTCGNPLTKRKDDEEEAIVERLQIYRKHEQDLLNFYINAQHAVTECNVERSLNEIFEDFKRLMGIGLKAG
- the rpmJ gene encoding 50S ribosomal protein L36, with translation MKVRTSVKKICKECCIIKRAGVVRVLCKKSARHKQRQG
- the rpsK gene encoding 30S ribosomal protein S11, producing the protein MAYKKKSKKTKRQVDLAVAHVKSTFNNTLVSITTTGGDVLLQGSSGRLGFKGSRKGTPFAATQIGTGLAKDMVALGIRSVEVNLQGPGSGRDSIVRAFQSSGLNVTVLRDVTPLPHNGTRAPKKRRV
- the map gene encoding type I methionyl aminopeptidase; this encodes MITLKNKASIAKMEEAGQLLVDIVDTMTFLLQPGTSTLDIDTWIAQELKKRDLTSKTRGYMGYKHSSCVSVNDEVVHGVPSAHSILKDGDLVKVDICASFKGYCADMARSFIIGKPADASIQKLVEATQRALDKGIEKARAGNRLSDISAAIQEEAEMHGFGVVRDFAGHGIGKSMHEDPEVLNYGKPGMGPILRPGMAFALEPMLTVGKYDVYVADDGWTAKTVDKSWASHVEDTVVITEGNPRILTRKITTD